From one Nocardioides yefusunii genomic stretch:
- a CDS encoding M48 family metallopeptidase, which yields MEVRRSARRRRTVSAYRDGDTIIVLVPATLSRGEEERWVEEMVSRLERSEARTRPTDEQLLARARQLNDEIFGGLADPATVRWVDNQRSRWGSCTPGDRSIRLSSRLQGMPTWVIDYVLVHELAHLLVPGHDDEFWAWVNRYDRSERARGYLLGWSSREGAGTDGYVD from the coding sequence GTGGAGGTACGACGAAGCGCGCGCCGACGCCGCACCGTCTCCGCCTACCGTGACGGCGACACCATCATCGTCCTGGTCCCCGCCACGCTCTCGCGTGGCGAGGAGGAACGCTGGGTGGAGGAGATGGTGAGCCGTCTGGAACGCTCCGAGGCCCGCACCCGTCCCACCGACGAACAGCTCCTCGCCAGGGCGCGTCAGCTCAACGACGAGATCTTCGGCGGCCTCGCCGATCCCGCCACCGTGCGATGGGTCGACAACCAGCGATCGCGGTGGGGATCCTGCACGCCGGGAGACCGCTCGATCCGGCTCTCCTCACGCCTGCAGGGCATGCCGACCTGGGTGATCGACTACGTCCTGGTTCATGAGCTCGCGCACCTGCTGGTGCCTGGTCACGACGACGAGTTCTGGGCCTGGGTCAACCGCTACGACCGCTCCGAACGGGCCCGCGGCTACCTGCTGGGCTGGTCCTCGCGGGAGGGCGCCGGCACCGACGGCTACGTCGACTGA